A window of the bacterium genome harbors these coding sequences:
- a CDS encoding YezD family protein, which yields MKKENLEEKNIMAEIAKAIMKLNYGEVRIIIHDAKIVQIEKIEKKRFQN from the coding sequence ATGAAAAAAGAGAATCTTGAAGAAAAAAATATTATGGCTGAAATCGCAAAGGCGATTATGAAATTGAATTATGGGGAGGTGAGAATCATTATTCATGATGCAAAGATAGTGCAAATAGAAAAAATTGAGAAGAAACGTTTCCAAAACTAA